Within the Medicago truncatula cultivar Jemalong A17 chromosome 4, MtrunA17r5.0-ANR, whole genome shotgun sequence genome, the region AGAATCATCAGCTTTCAAAAGTCAAACATTTAAGTCATATGTTTATATGAAATTATTAGACATTGTCTTTATTTTCTTGAGTTGTGTATCATTATAGCTAATAGATTACTTTTTTCTGCTTaccaaatttctttttatttatcagAAAAAAGGGTACAccaaggaaaaataaaaaaaataaaaacaaagaaaaagagagcAAAAACTCACCGAAAGCATCATCCACCACATAGGTAGCCCAATCATCCTTGACCTAAGTTAACTTATCTTTAGAGTAGGTGCGACATTTATGGTCAGGAAAGTACTTCAAgtataaatcaataaaaatattgagtTAGAACTAAATTACATTAATATGAttacaaattaataataattaaaatcacTTACATTTACGGGGATCATATTTTCATTTCCTATGATGATCTTTTTCATATATCGCATTACAAATTATTCACAGGCAATAACATTAATTCGACGGGGGCATTGCAAAAAAACATTACTCAAATATCACTAAatatacaatataaaaaataaactctGAAGTTATAATAACACTGTCTATGTATGATGAGAAAATGCATAGTATATGCAAGAACTTACCCAAATGACAATGATTGTGAAGTCTCTGTTGAGCTGTGAACTCCATTTTGATCAGGAGATAATAATGTCCAAAAAACTAGTTGACACAATAAAAGAATCTCTTAGTATCtagtaaaatgaaaatgaaagtaaacaggaaaattttaaaaagagaaagtaaaatTGTCATGTCTCATTCTAGAAATAACAAGCAAGCCTAATAATTAGGATCCACAAGGATTTGAACAATGTTATCATTTTGTCCCTTGACACAAATGACCAATTGCAACCCAGTCGTTAACACcaataaaacttatttcaagtAGCTATTATTGTTGCTTTGTAAGAGCAACTTTAGCCTTTAAGAGAATCTAAACAATTACTATCCATATCAAATATTGTTGCCTTCTGGAAAATCTAACCATTTTAGTAATATAGTTTTTTCATTAGAAAACATAATGAAGATTTTCAGAAACATAAATCAAGATTgatcaatattttcaaaattaaaagctATCTTTTTCTGCAAATATAGGTAACTTGATTATGAAAGATTATAGTGTAAATAGAAGGTAAGAAACTAAGAATCACCTGATTGGTTTGAAACTAAGGTAACTTGATGCATTTTCATAGTGCATCAAGTCAAACAAGATTTGAATAGATATCAATGTAggaatacaaaacaaaaaaatgaaacatgGTATGCTGCTGGATTTATAGTACTGTACACCAACCTCTAGCATACCCCGCAGTGCATTTCGAACCACATCTACAGGAAATGACAATAGTCAAATGGTCAGGAATGTCTACTATTGAAAGAACTGAAGGATAAAATTTGTATTGTGATATTAATTAGATAGTGACCCAATTACAAGCAATGCATCATTCATTAACTTTGTATGTATGTTAAACAATGTTAAGTAATACGCAAGATCAATCTTTTTCCATGTTTGTATCTATCCTTATAAGTAGTACAAATAAAGACACAACTAACTGGATAGAGACCACAACATAgcaatcaatttttttgaaacagcTAAGTTTTATTAAAGCGCAAAACCAAGCACCAGATGAGCAGGGTGCGCAACATCAATGCAAAGAGAGGAGAAGAAAACACCAAAGCCACCTAAGGCAACAACACCCACAAAAGAAACCCAAAACAGACTTCGGCGAATGATGTTTGGTATCTCATCATTGAGGGCGAGATGATGATACGGGAGAGAGATGAGTTTGGTGAGGGTAAGATGGAGATCGAATGATGAATAACGTTCGAAGAAGGTCTTATGTGTTGTGTAAAAAGAAGAGGGGAAAGGGAAAATTATATCAGCGCCAACTGAAAATAGCTTCATAGGATGTTTATAGTAAATATATATGATAGAATTATGGTGTGTTAGAGTGATATCATCAAACTCAATCTAATTGTATATATGGTGTTGTTAGAAAACCCATGATTATTGCAATATCTACGTATCACtgtccaattttaaaaaattaaataaaaaaaatacatacaaatTTAGAATATACTAAATTCAAAGATAAACCCACCAGGCCGAAACAAAAGCTGTATACTACTACGTACAATGATTTCTTTCGAACTAAACCCTCCATAAATCTgttaatcaatcaataatactaatataatagTGTATTATCTCTATCAATTGATGCAtaaatttgaacaatttttcTAATTCCTACTATCTAAAAGGGGTAAGATTCATTTTTAACATAAGGGAAGGAGATCAAGATATTTATTCCTCAACAACAGCATCATTGTCGTTAAAGACATTATTTAAAGTTGTCACAGTCTTGTCTTTTAAGACATacaatgaaatgatgaatttactTCCAACATCATGCTAGTTGCCCTTCACCATTTTTCATTCCCattttcataaatcataaaacCCCATTTTCAACATtcatttctcaatttcacttcatcttattcaaaatcaattcaacatGGCAAAGCAATTAGAACCGTGGCACGACCTCGCCGGAAAAGTGGTCCTTGTCACCGGTGCATCAGCCGGACTCGGCCGTGATTTCTGCCTCGATCTCGCTGGTGCTGGATGTAATGTGATTGCGGCGGCTCGTCGTGTAGATCGTTTACAGTCATTGTGTGATGAAATCAATGGAAAGGATGGAAGGCTCCGTGCTGTTGCGGTGGAGCTTGATGTGGCGGCTGATGGTGGAGCTATAGAGAAGTATGTGCAGAAGGCATGGGAGGCTTTTGGACATATTGATGCGTTGATCAATAATGCTGGTGTTAGAGGTAATTTGAGTTTAAATTAACGTTTTGGTTTACCAAGAatggacactcctcggattagacGTGTCCGACACTGACATGAAACCGACACTTAAAATTATagtaaattatgtgattttctcaaattattagtggTGTTAACGTATCAATATATATGTCTGTGTGAGTGCTTCGTAGATTTTAGTGATGTTTACGTTGATTActttatgtttaaatataattttgtttcactaaattagttaaatttttgtcacaaaaatattgttgttttttagttgaatcaAAAAGTTTACGATGGCTCTTGTTGAAGGGGAAAAAAGTGTTTATGGATTGATCGCTTGTGTGTGAAggaatcatttttaaattgagATGTGGTTCCTTTAGAAGCCGTGCAATATTGAAAGGGAAAATGTGTGACACAAATAAGTTATTAAAGTTTAtactgttttcttttttgaatcaTAAAGTTTAtactgcaattttttttttaatcataaagtttataatttttttttttagtaaatagtcaattttccccctgaaattgtaagtttcttcaattatccccctgaaattaacaaaacttcaattacccccctgaaatttcacaatgttagtcaatttaccccctccgtcaaatttttctgttagtgaacatgactttttgcaaataccccccaaacttaaaaaattatattatttttttcttaaaaacaaacaattaatagttaaatattaaaactaactattaattttgaaatttgggaaaactacgtgcatatatacatcaaaataggctccaaaatgggggaaaatatgtattttttaaagtgacaataatgggatgatttgtggattaatattgggggttgtgtagtttaaatggtttgagcaaattgttaaaggagttggaggagttaaaagactaagatggtgaaggagaaaatataaatttaaatctgattattaatttgtttataaacctctaaaaataataatttgtctattagaaataatcattattgtcactttaaaaatacacatttttccctattttgatgtatatatgtatgtagtttttccaaactccaaaattaatagttagctttaatatttaactattaattgtttgtttttaagaaaaaataatataaatttttaagtttggggggcattttgcacataagtgcaaaacttcagggggagtatttgcaaaacgtcatgttcactaacagaaaaatttgacggagggggtaaattgactaatgttgtgaaatttcaaggggtaattgaagttttgttatttcaggggggtaattgatgaaacttacaatttcagggggaaattgactatttactcttttttttttaagaagctaaattagtctACCTAAATTGACACTAGAGAtaatcgaacttgagacctcGAGGAAGAGCACACTCCCAGAtctcaagtcaataccaccagaCCAACCCAAGTTGGTTTATAATCTTCGAATTTCCTCTCTACAATGCTTAGACCCGCTCCGccatatcaagttttttttggGATTCAAATTATTTTGTAGGATGACTTTTTATTGACCACTGATGACCATGGTTCTTGCTGCTATGCACATATAAGCgaatcttaatatatatattttttttggtcaagtagcctagtggctagagctcacacagttTAATTGTGGcgaatcttaatatttttaattgtcaGGTATTATGTTTTGGTTTTGTTGAAGTAATAGCCAAGacatattttattctttacaCACCTCAATCAGAGGTTGAACCTTGACCACAAACactcaaaattaattaattaataagttttcaacgtttttttatttatttattttttttgtctagtaatTTAGTGGCTAGATAGATCTCCCacatttaaatgtggagaagtagGATGTCTGAGATGAACTCCAACTCCgatataaattatgcaatgtccctaccaactgatgTCGTGTTGTGCAGGAAATGTGAGTTCACCTTTAGAATTGACCGAGGAGGAATGGAATAATGTCTTTAGAACAAACATAACAGGTGCATGGTTGGTATCAAAATATGTATGCAAACTGATGCGTGATTCAAAGAGGAAAGGGTCAATTATCAATATTTCTTCAATTGCTGGCCTAGAAAGGGGGCAAGTGCCCGGTGGAACTGCATATGCTTGTTCAAAGGCAGGCGTGAACATGCTCACAAAGGTAATTAATCTTTAAATCTAATTTATAAATTAGAcaaactattttcatttttatgtttgtatTCTGATATTTGTTTTCATGTGATTTGATGTAACTAGTAAAGTCGTTTTCATTTGACTCTTTTCTGAATCATGAAGTGATTTAGAAATAGGCTCTTTTCTCAACATATAAATTAGAcaatctattttaaaatctcATGGATTTAAGTTTTCGAAAGagttttttgtataaaaaatacgGTAAGAATATGTATAATACATCAAATGATAAGATTCTTTTTTGGACCGAATGTATACGGGGGAGATTTAGTGTATCAGGTTGTTGTCCtttattctaatatttttctttttcttatcaaGAAATTGGTAAAATCAAGAAGCTAACAACCATTAATTCTTGTTGCTATGTGtgatgaatgaattttttttaaaaacaaacaatatttgTACATGCCCAATGGAAGTGCATATGTTGAAACCAAGTTtcattcatcatatttttgtgataactttctctTTTATACTCACGTTATATTTTAACTTTCgttctctattgttttgattttcgtgtcaatatatgctccctccgtttcataatacttgtccattttagagaataattttgtttcacaatatttatcactttcaagtttcaatgcaacattaagtattgtcttgtcaataatacccttgcatatttattgtagagagagaaaaaaataaaatgaaataataaatggttaaaggtattatagaaaacacacacatattttcatcaaaaataataaaatttatttggtttcttggttactgcaatttctccaaaatggacatgtattttgaaagggagggagtattattctttataaaaatatagttGTCACATAGGTAGTTAaacaaatggatgttcaaataacataactCTTCTTTTAATAAAGTTGTGAatattcataaattaaaataatgtgtCTTAGAACTTAAATAATTAAGCAAAGACATACCGACATTGTTTAGTCTTTTTCTAATGATAATTGACAGGTAATGGCATTGGAATTGGGGGCACACAAAATCAGAGTGAATTCAATATCACCAGGACTTTTCAAATCTGAAATTACTGAAAGTTTGATGAAGAAAGATTGGCTAAACAATGTAGCCAAGAGAACAGTGCCATTAAGAGAATGGGGCACTTCAAATCCAGCATTAACCAAAATTGTTCGCTACTTAATTCATGATTCTTCTGAATATGTGACAGGAAATATATTTATTGCTGATGCTGGTGCTACCTTACCAGGCTTTCCTATTTATTCTTCACTATGAATCCGGTCATAATTTTTTAGTGATAGAATATCcaatttttctctaaaatttctttcttcttcattcacgaggaggggtggttttaggtcattttttgacctaaATTCATTTATCTAcatctaaataagtggttttcacatataAGTGtctccttttgtgttttttgtgataTCGTCATCTAAGTATGGTTGTGTTgtttgatttcgcgtcttgtcGCGGTATTCGTttagttcctattgaaagatcaacatcagtcaattacaaatccaatcaatgatttgagcgtcaacgttgcagatccggaagcatgggtatttcggtgacttaggttttatcatattatttgtagacaCTTTGgtgttgtatgctattaacttgagTGTTGTGAGGTTGTTCGCAGTTTCACCATTTatgtttttagcgatgtttgtatttgatgtactctatcactttgaatgaataaatatcgttttgattttgtaaaaaataaatgaataccTGATATGATATACTCTTCAATGGCCAAAAATATTATGAGTGAAACTTGGTTTCAACATTTTGTTCTAAACATGAGTTAAGATGCTCTCATGGTTATTAAGAAAACCCATGATTATTGCAATATCTACGTATTACTGtccaattttaaaaattaagtaaaaaaatacatacaaatttaaaatatagtaaATTCTTATTCAATGATAATTTATACTAGTGTTGAGATTGgaacatataatataaataataaattatgtcTGCCAATTGATGCATGAATTAAAACAATATCTAAAAAGGGTAGGATCCATTTTTGACATAAGGAGGAGATCAAGATCTTTATTCCACAACAACATTATTTTGTCGTTAAAGACATTATTCAAAGCAGTCACAGTCTAACGTCACCTTCTTGTCTTTAAAGACATACAACGAATTTACTTCCAACTTCATGGTAGTTGCCAGTTGCCACCAAATCAATCATTCACCGAAATTTCCCATTTCTCATTTcaataaatcatcataaaaccCCCATTTTCAACAttctttcatttcttcaaaatcaattcaacatGCCAAAGCAATTAGAACCATGGCATCACCTTGCCGGAAAAGTTGTCCTTGTCACCGGCGCTTCTGCTGGAATCGGCCGTGATTTCTGCCTCGATCTCGCTCGTGCAGGATGTTTTGTGATCGCGGCGGCTCGTCGTGTAGATCGTTTACAGTCATTGTGTGATGAAATCAATGGAAAGGATGGAAGGCTCCGTGCTGTTGCGGTGGAGCTTGATGTGGCGGCTGATGGTGGAGCTATAGAGAAGTATGTGCAGAAGGCATGGGAGGCTTTTGGACATATTGATGCGTTGATCAATAATGCTGGTGTTAGAGgtaatttgaatttaaattaatgttttgcTCTATCAAGCATCCACACTTTTGAGATTAGGCATGTCTGACACCAATATGataccgacacatataattatactgcattatttattatttttaaattattaataatatcagCGTGTCAACGTCCGTATCTggtgtttgtttgtgtttgtgtatgTGTCAGTTAGTATCTGTTCTTCATAAGTTTTGGTGATGTTTGCGTTGATCCATTTATATTTAGATATGATTTTGTTTCActgaattaattttatttttttttgtctcaaaaatattgttgttttttagttgaatcaAAAAGTTGATGATTGCTcttgttgaagaaatttttttttgatgatttaAGGTTTGTGTGAAggaatcattttttatttgagatgTAGTAAAGCGGTACAATATTGTCCccatgagcatagctcagttggtagggatatgtataattatatgcaggggctgaggttcgaatcccagacatccacttattcatcttgagaaaggtgaattctaaccactaggctacttgaccaaaaaacgGTACAATATTGAAAAGGGGAAATGTGTGAcacaaaataaaagttattaaagttcatactattttctttttttgaatcataaagtttatactattttttttaatcataaaatttatattacttTGTCCCCTACATATGTAGTAAagttctgtttttatttttttctttctaaattacatttttgtcCAAGATTTGACTTTAGTCCTTAAAAGTATATAGTTTCATTTTGATTCTTTATGTTATCGGTGAAAACACTTTgggttttaaaatttatttcgtTTTATTTTAATCACTTAAATTTAAAGCATTAGACACTTTAGAGTGATAAATTACAAATGCTAGATATTTTAACTACTTATGTTATAAATATTAGATTCTTTACACCTTAATTTACTACTACATTTATATTTACAGCGTCTAACATTTATAACTTAATAGAACTTAAGGGTCCAATATTTGCAACTTAGGTAGGATCAAAGTATCTAATGTTGGTAAGTTAAGATaccaaaatgaaatcaaaaGCAATTATGAGATTAAATTGTCTAATGTCTGTAACTCAAAGATCAAATGAAACGGAAAAAACTTAAATGccaaataaaacttaaaaaatatttcgaaaaaccaaaaatatatataatttagcaCTTTTCTTCGAATGATTGGTTCAATTCAGCAAAAACTTAAAGAACAAAagtgtatgaaaaaaatattgtaaggTAATCAAAAGTAAAGTATTTCaagtgtttttttataaataagttgtttatataGTTCAAGATAAAAGCATAAGATTAagctattttcaaaaaataatttttaagttgCTTCTGTaagttattataattttttaaaatataaggcACAAACAGTTGATGCATCCACCATAAGCTATATCATCCAAGTGACTGAAAGTGActaattgtaaaataaaatctatataGGTTGAACTTTATCGacatattttattctttacaCGCCCCAATTAGAGGTTGAACCTTGACCACAGAcacttaaaattaattaataaatcttcaacgtttttaatttattgttgtgCAGGAAATGTGAGTTCACCCTTGGAATTGACTGAGGAGGAATGGAACAATGTGTTTAAAACAAACATAACAGGTACATGGTTAGTGTCAAAATATGTATGCAAACTCATGCGTGATTCAAAGAGGAAAGGATCAATTATCAATATCTCTTCAATTGCTGGCCTAGAGAGGGGGCAATTGCCCGGTGGAACTGCATATGCTTGTTCAAAGGCTGGCGTCAACATGCTCACAAAGGTAATTAAtctttaattctattttataaattagacaacttattttcacttttatgtTTGTATTCGTGTGATTTGGTGCAACGGTAGAGTTATTGTGATGTGACTCAAATGTCACGAGTTTAAGTTTTAGAAATAGTCTGTTTAGTAAAGAGATTGATAAGACTGTGTACAAtacatcaaatgataaaattctttttcagattgtacgTATGCGAGAGCTTTAATATATCAAGAAGCTCACATCCATTAATTCTTGTTGCTATGTGTGATGAATGGGATTCTTTTAATCAAGTTGTGaatattcatcaattaaaataatctGTCAGAACTTAAATAATTAACCAAAGGCATGCTGACATTGGTTAatctttttgtaataaaaaaaatttgacaggTGATGGCATTGGAATTGGGGGCATACAAAATCAGAGTGAATTCAATATCACCAGGACTTTTCAAATCTGAAATTACTGAAAGTTTGATGAAGAAAGATTGGCTAAACAATGTAGCCATAAGAACAGTGCCATTAAGAGAATGGGGGACTTCAAATCCAGCATTAACATCAATTGCTCGCTACTTAATTCATGATTCTTCTGAATATGTGACAGGAAATATATTTATTGCTGATGCTGGTGCTACCTTACCAGGCTTTCCTATTTATTCCTCACTATGAATACTTGATATGATACACTTTGCAATGGCAAAAAATATAATGAGTGAAACTtggtttcaacattttttttttaacatgagtTAAGATGTTCTCATGGTTACTAATCTATaggaaatatgatatttttgctctttttattatgacatcaattgcaattcataaTGCAATGAAAACTCTTTCcccttcatctttttcttccacTTCTGCTCTCAGTTTACACAAAGCACATGTTTCTTACACAACCATATTCAAGGGGGAAATAAAATTCTATGATCAATCTCATCCAACACTTGGTTGAAATTGCTGCCAAGAAGCCAAAGgacaaaatttataatatataaaaaaaaaaaaaaaaggacaatttattatgaaaatttgacttCTAGTGATATAAAAGCCAAACCATTCATGAATCTTCAACATTACACATATTAAACATACTATAGTTATTATATGAGGAGTGTTATTCAAACCAGTTTTTGACGGTAAACATAGGTCGTTGTCGGTAATCATATCACTCTTACTCCCATTTGACGGGAATCCAAAGAGTGATATATTGATCGACAATGCCTTGTTATGCCAAATTTCTATGAGGGTGATATGTTTGATTGAAGGAATGCTTCTTTGTTGGCCGGAAAAAAAGGCACTAATGGTAGCCTTTGTACTATATGTTGCCATTCTTcggggtttttttttttttattgtgaataGGGGCAAGTTGTAGGATGTATGACCTGCATTCTGTTACAAGTGAAGTATTCCATTGTGGGATGTTGTTTCTGCACTGTCATCTTGTGCTCCATATCGGTTTGGATTGAAGTAGCAATAAAAGTCACAAAAAAAAGGGGGTGGGGGTGTGAATTGTAAccgttttttaattttaattctgAAAGTTTAACTTGtaaatatactaaaaaaaaatcttggtaAAGGTTAGAAAAATAGTATTAGAGTGTCTTAGTATTTTAAACAGTTGTTTTATCAATGACTAAACTGTTCTAGATAGAGTAGAGTTAAATAATTAAGCGATTTTACTAAGAACCAGAATGTTTTGGATAATAGTTATATAACTGATatagataaatatataataaaataatattaataattatcaaggaccagagaactctggaAGAATATAAATGTTAAGTAGTTATATTCAATcaggaccagaatgttctggataaaagtaatatgattaattattaagctgaatgataaaacaatattaatggTTAATTAAGGATAAGAGAATTCTggataaatataaaacaattaaatttaattattaagttgAATGATAACACAATATCAACGGTTGGTTAAGGACAAGAGAACTCTGGATAAATAGAaagcaattatatttaattaaggaCCATAACGTTCTGGATAGTTTATTAATAAGGATTACGATTGTGATAATGTGTGTTTAGtgtttaaacaaataataaagagaCAAGGGTAAGAAGATGACATAAGAGATTTATCATGGTTCATCCAAAGCATACTACTTTCATTTCCCACAGATCGTGTGAGATTTTCCATTATAGTTTCAAGCCACCAAAACGTTCTTAGCAGCACTATGGTTCTTGATCACACTAGATCAGTCTATTACACATTGTATTGTCAACTTCAGTAAGCTTCTACAATTCTTTGTTTTCGCACAAGAAAGGTTGGAATAACTATTTCTCAAACTATTGTAACCAATAAACTtgagaataaaatataatttgtatgATGGATGGTTTTTTGATTGTGAAGTTGGCTTCATTTTGTCAAAACAATATGTTCTGCGAGGATGTTGTATTGTATCAAAGGTTCTAGACATGTAAGTACGACATCTTATCTTCAGTTGATGTGCTATGTTTCGCGTATTTTGGAGTAAGTATTTTCACAAGAGATCTTAGAAGATTTGATTGAAGAATATGTTCTTGTTACTTGTGCTCCAATAAGCGTGTTGATCTAGAAGGTTGCTATGGCGGTTTGTGTTGACCGTATATTCGCTTTAAATGTCCAAAATATATttgtagaaaatattatttgcaTCTAGAagattgtgattgaaaatatgttttggtGAGCTGATTTTTGTTAAGCCTTGATGTAAGATTTTTACAtgtcataaaactatttacacgtaagtataataggatcgtttccgcagggagttgcgtatttcataagcattttcacaatatttatcatataaagtGTTTAGGTATAaagtgtttgtttgtgtaaaactattttcttattcgacataaaagtaaaacgagaagagatagTGTTATTTCGCTTGGggtcagagacatcaaccaagTGTAAtagctgcaatctctcgatcgattaacggattctagctttttaaacgatattatcacaatactcgacaatatcattcatgtccaaatgatatcgttatttctaagggatcgtttaaacatcgatttcccaaacatttaaacgatcacaaagtcgattggatagtttaatcgacgat harbors:
- the LOC25492432 gene encoding 3-oxoacyl-[acyl-carrier-protein] reductase FabG is translated as MAKQLEPWHDLAGKVVLVTGASAGLGRDFCLDLAGAGCNVIAAARRVDRLQSLCDEINGKDGRLRAVAVELDVAADGGAIEKYVQKAWEAFGHIDALINNAGVRGNVSSPLELTEEEWNNVFRTNITGAWLVSKYVCKLMRDSKRKGSIINISSIAGLERGQVPGGTAYACSKAGVNMLTKVMALELGAHKIRVNSISPGLFKSEITESLMKKDWLNNVAKRTVPLREWGTSNPALTKIVRYLIHDSSEYVTGNIFIADAGATLPGFPIYSSL
- the LOC25492435 gene encoding 3-oxoacyl-[acyl-carrier-protein] reductase FabG, giving the protein MPKQLEPWHHLAGKVVLVTGASAGIGRDFCLDLARAGCFVIAAARRVDRLQSLCDEINGKDGRLRAVAVELDVAADGGAIEKYVQKAWEAFGHIDALINNAGVRGNVSSPLELTEEEWNNVFKTNITGTWLVSKYVCKLMRDSKRKGSIINISSIAGLERGQLPGGTAYACSKAGVNMLTKVMALELGAYKIRVNSISPGLFKSEITESLMKKDWLNNVAIRTVPLREWGTSNPALTSIARYLIHDSSEYVTGNIFIADAGATLPGFPIYSSL